The region AAAAACTAGAACATtacaagtttaattttaaaaactttcAAAAGGTTTAACTTTTGTACTAAACTTTAAATAACAATTTTGAGAACTCTTTATTTCACTGatgtttttcacacattttctaATAAGTAGTGTGATTAAAGCATTTAAATTGACGTTTTCTCTTAATACCGTCtaatcattttaaatcaaactacagatgaaacaaaaacatttctgattaCAGAATGTTATGGTTACAAAAGAAATATGAAGGATTTGATAGGGATTTTACTGAAACCAATTTAGTATTTATGTTTAAACAACTGCACTTGTGATTCAGTTATTTCTGGGTAATACATAAAACTGAGGTTCTATTATACCccaataaataagtaaaatgaaGAATTCCCTAAATTCCTCTGCATAAATagtgtctttaaaaaaactgaTGGTACAAGATTGTGTTGATCTGGAGAGGACACTAATTAAGTCAAATGAAGACGCTGCAAAttataaattacatttcatgTAACTCCTGagcaaaaaaatgtttatgctGTCAGAAAAATCAGTTATCTTCAAGGTTCAAACTGCTTGTTGTGATCATTCTTTTCCTCATAAATGGTTATTTACTCATTTGAAGGTAAGTAATActgcagaaatgtttgtttctatCACCTTATTCGATATTTCCCATTTTTATCTAGATAATTCATAAGCAAAAAAAGTAACACGGGAAAGGAGAGGAGCACCTCTCTGCGCAAGCGGCCTCCTCATACGCATCGTGGTCCTGAATCTTGACAGGTTTCGGCATGGTCGTTTGGAGAGCACACCACAGAGCTGTTCGGAGCTTCTTGGTGGTAGCAGTCAGGTCCTTCAGTGCCATTACCATCAACAGGTGATCTTTGAAAGACAAGCTAGTTAGAACTATGAGCATCTTTAAAAGAAGAGGCAAAAGTATGTGTGAGAATGATTACCTCCGTCCTCAGTGAACTTATTTCCCTGCTGCTGCTTTGTCATGTTTCCAATGTCCTCCTTACATTGAGTCTGGGTGATACAAACAGCCATGTGGTGCATTTTCAGCGCTGCGTGGATGTTGCTATGCAGGGGAACGCCACAGAGGTACTCCATTCTATCAAAAAGGCTTGTCACCTGCAACATATTAATATTACTAACATTTTCTTCACTCACGTTTCTTCAAGAAACTGATCTGTACAAGTATAAGTAAAGAAACACAACAACTcatactgatttatttatcAAGTATGTTATTTACTTTCTAGCCTACAATTACATTTAAGGACAAAAATGTTAAGCTGAGCCAGAGTAATTTGCATATCACAGCAACCATTGTATGGCATATACATATTAACTGgattgaaaaaaacataaaggtcGAAAGGCCAAAGTTCGATTTCTCTCATTACGTTTCATAATCAGCCCTCTTAAGTCTGCATTTGGGATATTCCTCCTTTGTTGGGATTCAAGATGgccaaatgaaacatttatttgatgcAATAAAACTGCTGCAACAAAGTTAACCACCAGGTGGAAGTACTGAAGACAGTCTTACCTGTGCTTGCTCCTTCATCTGATTAACAATAAGGTAGTCAACTCTTCTGGGTCTCGATGGAGTTTTAGGGGAATTGGTGTGGGTCATAATTGCCGTCCTTTTCCCAGGGAAAGCTGTTTTAAGGATGACCTCTGTCTAAAATAGAAAACACATGAGACAGTGATGCCATAAAAATGTCTGATGATTCTAATggcaaattaaaatgaattgtgtgcagtttgttttgagcagttgaataaaaatgtcAGGAAAAATGGCTTCAATATCAtcctaaaagaaacaaaaatagataTATATAAAGTAATACCTTTTGTCCTTCCATCTCCAAACTCTTCCACTGCTCGTAACACTCATCAAGGTAGAAGTGTAGCTGGAATGCAGGCCCTCCTTGATTCATCATAAGAGAAGATGTCACAGCTGAGGCCATGCCATGATAGGTGCTCTCTCCTCTGTGGTTCTTCACATCGCTGATGAAGGAGTTAAATGCTGCAGCATCATTAGTGGACACGATACCACCCATATCCAAGTGATAACCACGGTTTTCACAGGGCAGTATAGATCTAGAGCTGAGGTTTGAGTTTACGGCCATGTTAAAATATCTCCTGAGGTCATtttgaaaatgtggaaaaggtgtGAACTGCTGTACATTCCCTGCACTGATCATGATGTTTTCTCCATCACGTCTGTGGGCCTGCATGTTACCCTGGAAATCAAAGTATGGATGTTGTGAGAAGTGTTGTATGTCTCCCTCTACCATGTCAGTATTGGTTTGCCTTCTAGTGAAGACTTCTTCTGTAAATCCAGGCACTTGCAtcttcttgttttctttctccatttgtggCTTGATCTTTTTCTGGCTCTGCCTGGTATATTGTTTTGAATACTGGTTCATGCTTGGATGATGGTTCTCTCTGTGCATTATCTGGTTGTGGTGTTGGTTTGGGATGCTCAGATGTGCTGAGAATGCCTTTGGTTTCTGGAAGTACTCCATGCTCTCCGAGTTGAACTCAGAAGGATCTTGGAAGTCATCaagtttaaatttttgtttcctCACTTCTCCAATCCTCCCATTCTGCATCAGCTCCAAGTGGCCAAAGAGCTGCTTTTGGGTCTGTGTTGCACGGAAATTCTGTGTTGAGACTGCAGGATCATAGATTTTCCTAACTTGTTGAGCCAGTTCTTCTTCTCTGAGCATGTCCATAACTGGCTTATGCATGCTTGGAAAGTCTCGACAACAGCTGCTGTCACGATCCGGTGGCATGAATGACCGAAAACTGCTGACTAGTTGGTTCATGTCTGCTGGTACACAGCGCTcattaaagaacaaattaaCACTCTTTTGATTGTAGTGGTCTTCACATAGATCATCAAGGCACGAGTCATTTGCATCATTTTGAGGTCTGAAGATGTCACTGAGAACAGGTAAGTTTTTCAAAGGCATTTCATTCCCTCTGCTGTTATAAGGAGGCATTCCGATGTGattatactgttgcatttgtgATAGGTCAGCAGGTACGTTGTTGGACAACGGTAGACCTGATGGCAGCTTTTGAGGACGGATGGAATAACTGCCTCCATTTGGTAAATAAAAAGACAGCTGCTGGTTGCCAGATAGACCACTGGACAGCTGACTCAGCTCATTAATTTCTTTATCTACTGACTGTTGTGATTTACTGAAGGTCTCATGGGGCCGGTGGTTCGAAATAAAGGAAGGGTTGTTGAATGTTTTGGGCTCTGGCTGAAAATACTGTAACAACTCTTCGTTCACTGTCTTCGGAGACCAGATGGGGTTACATGTAGGTAGGCTAAAAGAAGATaatttaaatgatttactgTCAGTGTTTCGGGAACATATGTTTAGTTTACTTAACACTGTCACACCGACAGATGTCATAATCCGTACAGCAAATTATATAGACTCGGTATTAAACGTTTAATCACTGAAATACCTTTCACTGTAGAAGCTATCCCGTGCATCTGCTTCATCCAAAATATCTGAAACAAGACCCTGCAGATCTGCCTCACCATCACAGTTGCCATCAGTGGGTTtccttcaagaaaaaaaaagatctgataTTACAACTATATTCTGTTCATTGAacaccttttttatttaaacagaagattttcTACACAGCTCTTTAACTctctaaaacacaattaaaaagtCTAACCTATTTGAGTATTACACACATTACGCATTGACAACACTATATTGTATATCACAttactttaataataataatacctgTTTTTGATGGAGCTCTGGGCGTAACTGACTTCATACAGATCATCTTGAGACTCCTGAGACCAGTAAGGGTCCAAACTTGATGTAACTGGGCTGGGAATGAAGGGGACTGGCATGCAATCACTTTTACCACCCCCATTAACACTTGTctaaaagagagaaaatattACATTCAACATTGTGCTACCTCCTCTCACATGAACAGGTATTACAATTCCGAAGGTTTATTTAAACATGTGTCTGACCTATACTGAACCCAGTGATTCTGTGTTTAGTGTGAATCTTTCCTTTGATTGCTTTAGTCTTTGCAAGCCTCAGCAACAACCCCTATTTAATTAGACTATCCATATAACATCCTGGATTGTAAAGAGTGACTACAGGCTTATCAGAATGGCCACCTTGCAAACAGGATTTTTTTGTTCCctttttagttttcacaaaataattttcctcCATTTATCACTGTTCAACTGTACAAGATGTTTCAACTAAAAAACAATTATGCTTCTCTTGTCTTAACAGAATGCAAGCAATATTAATTAAAGGTTCAGTGGAAGGAAGAATTGTGAAAGAAAATACCTAAACCACATAGAGAAACAATAGCCTTTTGTCAAGAGGTAAATGAAAGACATCAGTAGACCCAGTAATGCAGACGGGCTGAAGGATTCAATTAAAGCAACCTGACAGTACTTTAATACTTCAGAAGTGCCAAAGGCCGATTGCCTTCATCCTACGCCACACTGATGCAAGGGAAACCAACCATGTGTTGAGTGCATACATTGTAAAGTACATGGACATATTTTTAAgtaataaaacctttttcttatttgtcttttatgaaTCGTAATCCAGGATTTTTGTTATCTGTAAACCATAGCAATCAAAATCAACATAAACACTTTAAATGTATCACTGAATATGTGACGAATCAAAGTGATGGGTTtccctttttgaattgaataactGAAATTATTTAACTTTCCAATAATTCTCTAATTTCTAAGGTGCATTCTTGACTGGAGCTGTTCCAActttttaagtaaataaaataaaatacagtttgctGTTATTTGTAGACAGTTTCAAGGTTGAtgaatcaaaaccaaaaaaaataattgcataATTTTTAACTTTCCAGGTAAATATAGACTAAAATGGTATTTAATTTGGTAGATTTATAACCGTGGTTGTGGGATAAAATTTTATTCCAAGGATTTACAAGTACTTTGTAATAAGATGAAGGTTATGATCAGTGTCTTTTGCTTCGGTCCAAATAGTTTTACAGAACAACCATTTAAACCCCATTTTAGAAGGTATTAGATGCAGAAACCACaacataatatataaaaaagtcCGAATGTTAACTTACCTGACGCTGGCACGTCTGGAAAAGTGAATTTGTCAAACTGGTCTGATGCCCGTCAAAAGCCATTCTGAGCGCTGGGCGATTCTTTATTACTGGGCAAGCAAAACATAAGTATTTCATTGTTATTGCCATTTATACCCCTATATAGTGAATACAATTATCTGGTAAACAAATTTTCAACAATTTTAACCTAACTCTATCGCAAGAAAAGCAAATCAAATGGGTACTTTACCAAATGTAACAAGAAGTGTATTAAGCTAGTAAAATCTGACGCCGCTTTAGCTAGCTTTCTGACGTTAAAACCCGTAGCCTCACGTTTCTAAACTGACGTACGTCAACCTATCTAAGTCGTGATAACCGTCGAACGCCAGTAAAATATTTCcgaattaatttttatttttaaagtaataGTACATTTACGGGTTTTGCCGTTTTCTCCAGAAGTCGACCGACTTATTCTCGGGACCGTTGGAGTCCCTTCCCCACCCCCCAACTTGCCTGTTCCAGTCCGAGGTTCGATAGTTGCCGTTGACGACTTGAACGCGCATTGGCTGAAAGGAAGGAAAATCTTTATTTGGTCCAATTATTAAAAAGCAGCATATCTACCAGCATAGCAACAGCTGATATCAACTCCGCCTCTTTCTTTCAGTAATGTCCACCAGCAGTTTATGCTTAGTTCTACTAATATATTTATCATATAATGCTAATATAAtactgcttgtttttgttcaggGACATCATGTAGTCCCTAAGTTGAGTTTTAGTCACCATTTAGCTTaatacattgccttgcaaacaGTATTTCTGGCTTTAATAAGAAAGCATACTAAAGGGATTAAAGTAAAACACAGATCGACCAGGGAAAAAATCTGCCTGTAGCTTTTGTTTAATCCACCTCTTCCGTCCTCCTCGTCTTTGCCTCCATTGTACTGCTTTATATGCATGTAAGGCAGTAGAATGGTGCTGGGCCtcagtaatacaggtccttctcaaaatattagcatattgtgataaagttcattattttccataatgtcatgatgaaaatttaacattcatatattttagattcattgcacactaactgaaatatttcaggtcttttattgtcttaatacggatgattttggcatacagctcatgaaaacccaaaatttctatctcacaaaattagcatatcattaaaagggtctctaaacgagctatgaacctaatcatctgaatcaacgagttaactctaaacacctgcaaaagattcctgaggcctttaaaactcccagcctggttcatcactcaaaaccccaatcatgggtaagactgccgacctgactgctgtccagaaggccactattgacaccctcaagcaagagggtaagacacagaaagacatttctgaacgaataggctgttcccagagtgctgtatcaaggcacctcagtgggaagtctgtgggaaggaaaaagtgtggcagaaaacgctgcacaacgagaagaggtgaccggaccctgaggaagattgtggagaagggccgattccagaccttgggggacctgcggaagcagtggactgagtctggagtagaaa is a window of Girardinichthys multiradiatus isolate DD_20200921_A chromosome Y, DD_fGirMul_XY1, whole genome shotgun sequence DNA encoding:
- the LOC124865038 gene encoding meiosis-specific coiled-coil domain-containing protein MEIOC-like; translated protein: MAFDGHQTSLTNSLFQTCQRQTSVNGGGKSDCMPVPFIPSPVTSSLDPYWSQESQDDLYEVSYAQSSIKNRKPTDGNCDGEADLQGLVSDILDEADARDSFYSESLPTCNPIWSPKTVNEELLQYFQPEPKTFNNPSFISNHRPHETFSKSQQSVDKEINELSQLSSGLSGNQQLSFYLPNGGSYSIRPQKLPSGLPLSNNVPADLSQMQQYNHIGMPPYNSRGNEMPLKNLPVLSDIFRPQNDANDSCLDDLCEDHYNQKSVNLFFNERCVPADMNQLVSSFRSFMPPDRDSSCCRDFPSMHKPVMDMLREEELAQQVRKIYDPAVSTQNFRATQTQKQLFGHLELMQNGRIGEVRKQKFKLDDFQDPSEFNSESMEYFQKPKAFSAHLSIPNQHHNQIMHRENHHPSMNQYSKQYTRQSQKKIKPQMEKENKKMQVPGFTEEVFTRRQTNTDMVEGDIQHFSQHPYFDFQGNMQAHRRDGENIMISAGNVQQFTPFPHFQNDLRRYFNMAVNSNLSSRSILPCENRGYHLDMGGIVSTNDAAAFNSFISDVKNHRGESTYHGMASAVTSSLMMNQGGPAFQLHFYLDECYEQWKSLEMEGQKTEVILKTAFPGKRTAIMTHTNSPKTPSRPRRVDYLIVNQMKEQAQVTSLFDRMEYLCGVPLHSNIHAALKMHHMAVCITQTQCKEDIGNMTKQQQGNKFTEDGDHLLMVMALKDLTATTKKLRTALWCALQTTMPKPVKIQDHDAYEEAACAERCSSPFPCYFFCL